Part of the Paludisphaera borealis genome, ACCGAGAGGCCTTCGAGAGCCTCAAGCGGCGGATCGTCAAGGAGATGGCCCGCATCAGCGCCACGATCCACAAGGCCCGGATGTTCCACAAAGATCTCTATCTCTGCCACTTCTTCCTCGACCTGGAGCGGCTGGCGCGCGATCCGCGCGACGTCGCTTTGACGCTGATCGACCTCCACCGGCTGCAAGAGCACCGGTACTGGCCCGATCGCTGGCGGTGGAAGGATCTGGGACAGCTCTTGTTTTCGACCGAGGGCGTCGCCGGCGTCTCGCCTCGCGACGCCCTGCGATTCTGGGTGCATTACAAGCGGGAAGCCGGGGTCCGGAATCCAGAATGGCAGGCTCGGATGATCCGGCTCAAGGCGGCCCGCTATTCGGACCACAACGCCGCTTCGGAGCCGGGAGCGGCCGAACGGCTTTCCGAACCTGTAGGATCGGCCGACTGAATTCCTCCGGAGCCGAAAAGGCTCCAGTTACCGACGACCGGGATGCGAAGACTTGAGGATGACGGCGCTTCAGGACGCACGCATCCTAATCGGGAGATCAGATCCATGCGGTTGGCCTTGAATTTCCCGCGCATCGATCCCACGCGAGGCGGGGCCGAGACGTACATCGTCGACCTCTGCCGGAGCCTAGTTCAGGCCGGTCATCATGTCGATCTGTACGCCTCGAGCTGGGCGGAAGGTGCCTTGCCCGCCGAAGTGCGCTGCATCAAGGTCGAAACCCAGGGCGCGAGCCGTCGCGGGCAGATCAAGAGCTTCGCCGACGCCTCGGCCCGGGCCCTTGAAAACGCCCAGTACGACTGCACCGTGGGCTTCATCAACACCTACGAGCACGACGTCATCATCCCGCAAGGAGGCGTCCATCGCGGCAGCCTCCAGGCGAATTCGATGCGGTTCTCCAGCCCGCTGGTTCGTCGACTTTACGTTCTGGGCAAGGTGCTCAATCCGAAATACTGGACCTACCGCGCCATCGAGCGTCGGCAGTATGCGCCTCGTCGTCAGGCCCGGGTGATCGCCGTCAGCAACATGGTCAAGGGGCACGTTCAGGAATTCGAGAACGTCCTGCCCCCCTTGATTCACGTCGTCCCCAACGCGATCGACCCGGCGCGGGTGCAGGTCGCCCAGCCGTCGGCCGTCCGCTGCGGGTTCCGCAATCGTCTCGGCCTCGAACCCAACGACCTCGTCGGCCTGTTCGTCGGCCACAATTACGCCCTCAAGGGCCTCAAGCCGCTGATC contains:
- a CDS encoding glycosyltransferase family 4 protein, translated to MRLALNFPRIDPTRGGAETYIVDLCRSLVQAGHHVDLYASSWAEGALPAEVRCIKVETQGASRRGQIKSFADASARALENAQYDCTVGFINTYEHDVIIPQGGVHRGSLQANSMRFSSPLVRRLYVLGKVLNPKYWTYRAIERRQYAPRRQARVIAVSNMVKGHVQEFENVLPPLIHVVPNAIDPARVQVAQPSAVRCGFRNRLGLEPNDLVGLFVGHNYALKGLKPLIRALAARRREGARPIHALVCGGGRTGPYRRLADKLGVGDVVHFLGFHNDVRECYWSSDFFVLPTYYDPCSLVVLEALACGLPVITTTCNGASELMTDGRQGYVLTSPDAQGELVAALDHMTDDDQRRAMAAEAVKLGQAQTFDRHVAALLKVFQEVAASKARHGSHGRHTGSGPHAAVSPSRKKAGRG